A single Arcanobacterium canis DNA region contains:
- a CDS encoding GlsB/YeaQ/YmgE family stress response membrane protein, producing MGNIIGTIIFGAVIGVLARFFKKGDEGIGALWTVLLGIVGVVVGNLLLSAFGYPANTPGIDWIRWVVCTIAAMLAIGAYLGITGRKN from the coding sequence ATGGGAAACATTATTGGCACGATTATTTTTGGTGCAGTGATTGGTGTTCTCGCACGCTTCTTTAAGAAGGGCGATGAAGGCATTGGCGCTCTGTGGACCGTCTTGCTCGGCATCGTTGGTGTGGTTGTTGGAAACCTGCTTCTGTCCGCTTTCGGTTACCCCGCTAACACCCCGGGCATCGACTGGATCCGCTGGGTCGTATGCACGATTGCTGCAATGCTTGCTATCGGCGCATATCTCGGCATCACCGGTCGGAAGAACTGA
- the upp gene encoding uracil phosphoribosyltransferase produces MEINVIEHPLVSHKLTVLRDKETPSPIFRQIVEEIIMLLSYESTRDVLVEPIEIDTPVAHMTGSALTTPGPIVVPILRAGLGMLEGMTRLMPTAEVGFLGMKRDETTYEAVTYANRLPDDLSGRQCFVLDPMLATGHTLIAAIDYLLERGARDVTAICILAAPEGLKAVEDHLADRADVRIVLAAVDEKLNEHGYIVPGLGDAGDRLYGVVD; encoded by the coding sequence ATGGAAATTAATGTCATTGAGCACCCTCTTGTCTCACATAAGCTGACCGTGTTGCGCGATAAGGAAACTCCTTCGCCAATCTTCCGCCAGATCGTGGAAGAAATCATCATGTTGCTGTCCTACGAATCCACCCGCGATGTCCTGGTGGAGCCTATCGAGATCGACACGCCGGTTGCTCACATGACTGGTTCCGCTCTCACCACGCCCGGCCCAATCGTCGTGCCGATTCTGCGTGCTGGTCTGGGTATGCTCGAAGGCATGACTCGTCTGATGCCGACTGCCGAAGTCGGCTTCCTGGGCATGAAACGTGACGAAACCACCTACGAAGCTGTCACCTACGCTAACCGCCTGCCAGATGATCTCTCAGGCCGCCAGTGCTTCGTCCTCGACCCAATGCTTGCCACTGGACACACGCTGATCGCAGCGATCGATTACCTTCTTGAGCGCGGCGCCCGCGACGTCACCGCCATCTGCATTCTCGCAGCTCCAGAGGGCTTAAAGGCAGTGGAAGACCACCTCGCTGACCGCGCCGATGTGCGCATCGTTCTGGCAGCGGTTGACGAAAAGCTCAACGAGCACGGTTACATCGTCCCCGGCCTGGGTGACGCCGGAGATCGTCTTTACGGCGTGGTTGACTGA
- a CDS encoding sialidase family protein: MEFELIQEPHVIAAPWQGVGELRIPALAVHQGTVHLLFDVRPAPSSGSGADFIGTTLASDLPNPNWIAHMTSPCTTDTWSAPTRLDMPVPIASDSCICATSAGLFVAYGTTTSVGYFESVSGGEQLQPWVAFGQNLHNLAHRNISAELYGETGADAVFATSGSTIEFDGKVLVPYVCRWGERTGILIVHFVGTEIVQVSSPIMADAALLDECTLAVVDGEVWANFRVQGFVGRGSGVRFMARSHNGVNFTAPQELRLADPGCNAKQLGDLFIHPGSTQARENGEVVRVSPGHAQWHSQVLTRFSPGAFGYCDAVWIGNDCVVVFEREGEIWHTRMRMTDEDGRRF; the protein is encoded by the coding sequence GTGGAATTTGAACTTATCCAGGAGCCGCATGTCATTGCCGCGCCGTGGCAGGGGGTAGGGGAATTGCGCATCCCTGCCCTTGCTGTTCACCAGGGAACTGTCCATCTCCTATTCGATGTCCGACCTGCCCCGTCAAGCGGCTCAGGCGCAGATTTCATTGGCACGACTCTCGCCTCAGACCTTCCGAATCCAAACTGGATTGCTCATATGACCTCGCCATGCACAACTGACACATGGTCTGCGCCGACGCGGCTCGACATGCCCGTTCCGATTGCGTCAGATTCGTGTATCTGTGCAACGTCGGCTGGTCTCTTCGTCGCTTACGGCACGACGACGTCGGTGGGATATTTCGAATCCGTGAGCGGAGGCGAACAGCTGCAGCCATGGGTGGCATTTGGGCAGAACCTGCACAACCTTGCACACCGAAATATTTCCGCCGAACTTTATGGCGAAACCGGCGCGGACGCCGTGTTTGCAACCTCCGGCTCAACAATCGAATTCGATGGCAAGGTGCTTGTTCCCTACGTGTGCCGGTGGGGTGAGCGCACTGGCATACTGATCGTTCACTTCGTCGGCACAGAAATTGTCCAGGTCAGTTCGCCAATCATGGCCGATGCGGCACTGCTTGACGAGTGTACGCTGGCTGTCGTTGACGGCGAAGTATGGGCGAATTTCCGAGTTCAAGGTTTCGTTGGTCGCGGCTCAGGTGTGCGTTTTATGGCGCGTTCACACAACGGCGTGAATTTCACGGCTCCTCAAGAGCTTCGGCTTGCTGATCCTGGCTGCAACGCGAAGCAACTCGGCGATCTCTTCATCCATCCCGGTTCGACTCAAGCGCGCGAAAACGGCGAGGTGGTCAGGGTTTCACCTGGCCACGCGCAATGGCACTCACAGGTTCTGACCCGTTTTTCACCAGGTGCCTTCGGTTACTGCGATGCCGTATGGATCGGTAATGATTGTGTCGTGGTATTCGAGCGCGAAGGAGAAATCTGGCATACCCGCATGAGAATGACGGACGAGGACGGACGCCGGTTCTAA
- a CDS encoding nucleoside deaminase, with the protein MYEIERVWMREAVDLANCAGQVGDVPVGALVISPTGEVIGRGFNTRERDADPVGHAEINAMREAGRAIGGWNLSGCTLVVTLEPCTMCAGAIVNARMSRVVFGAWEEKAGAAGSIRDVLRDARLGAPIEVIGGIEQEEVTSQLTKWFVKLRQDMRLRQDMRG; encoded by the coding sequence ATGTATGAGATTGAGCGCGTTTGGATGCGCGAAGCTGTGGACTTGGCTAATTGTGCCGGGCAGGTTGGCGATGTTCCCGTTGGTGCTCTTGTCATTTCGCCGACGGGTGAGGTGATTGGCCGAGGTTTTAATACCCGTGAACGCGATGCTGATCCTGTAGGCCACGCTGAAATCAATGCCATGCGTGAAGCTGGGCGTGCTATCGGCGGGTGGAATCTCAGCGGGTGTACCTTGGTTGTCACACTTGAACCATGCACCATGTGTGCGGGGGCGATTGTGAATGCACGTATGTCACGAGTGGTCTTCGGTGCATGGGAAGAAAAAGCTGGTGCAGCTGGATCAATACGCGATGTACTTCGAGATGCCAGGCTGGGGGCACCCATCGAAGTGATCGGTGGGATCGAACAGGAAGAAGTAACGTCTCAGCTCACTAAGTGGTTCGTGAAATTGAGACAAGATATGCGATTGAGACAAGACATGCGTGGGTGA
- a CDS encoding amino acid permease, with the protein MADESNELKRGLEARHLNMIAIGGAIGTGLLVASGATISQAGPGGALVAYVAIGFMVYLLMQSLGEMATYLPVSGSFGEYAGRFVSRSFGFANGWNYWFNWAITLAAELVAAAIVMQYWFPSVPGWVWSGAFLAILFIVNAVSVRGYGESEFWLAAIKVTTVIVFLVLGVLMIFGVMGGKSPGFSNWTAGDAPFAGGFTSILAVFMIAGFSFQGTEMLGIAAGETKDPEKNVPKAIKSVFWRILLFYVFAIAVIGFLVPHTDPTLLNPNGDVTLSPFTLVFSRAGIAAAAAIMNAVILTAVLSAGNSGLYVSTRMLYALAEAGQAPKIFTRVNSRGVPMPALLATTAVGAIGFVLSLVGNGVAYTWLVNASGLAGFITWMGIAWSHYKFRRAFVAQGHDVSELPFRARWFPFGPIVALVMCAVVIVGQNVEALTGHSSFYVLLSSYIGLPLFLGLWWGHKIVTRSPAIQPADADLSRHH; encoded by the coding sequence ATGGCCGACGAATCGAATGAGCTCAAGCGTGGGCTTGAAGCGCGCCACCTCAATATGATCGCCATCGGCGGAGCAATCGGCACAGGTTTGCTCGTCGCCTCAGGCGCAACGATTTCTCAGGCGGGGCCGGGTGGCGCCCTCGTTGCCTATGTAGCAATCGGATTCATGGTTTACCTACTGATGCAGTCGCTGGGCGAAATGGCAACCTACTTGCCGGTATCAGGGTCATTCGGAGAGTACGCCGGCAGATTTGTGTCGCGCTCCTTTGGCTTCGCTAATGGCTGGAACTACTGGTTTAACTGGGCGATCACCTTAGCTGCAGAACTCGTAGCCGCTGCGATCGTGATGCAATATTGGTTCCCAAGCGTCCCTGGCTGGGTATGGTCGGGAGCATTTCTCGCAATACTCTTTATCGTCAACGCGGTGTCAGTTCGCGGGTACGGCGAGAGCGAATTCTGGCTCGCGGCCATCAAAGTGACCACCGTGATCGTCTTCCTCGTGCTGGGCGTCCTGATGATTTTCGGTGTCATGGGAGGGAAAAGCCCCGGATTTTCAAACTGGACAGCCGGAGACGCGCCTTTCGCTGGTGGGTTCACCTCGATCCTTGCTGTGTTCATGATCGCCGGATTCTCCTTCCAGGGAACCGAAATGCTGGGCATCGCCGCAGGTGAAACCAAGGACCCGGAGAAGAACGTCCCCAAGGCAATCAAATCTGTGTTCTGGCGTATCTTGCTTTTCTACGTCTTTGCGATTGCTGTGATTGGCTTCCTGGTGCCACACACCGATCCCACACTTCTGAACCCTAATGGCGACGTAACACTCTCGCCGTTCACTCTAGTTTTCTCGCGAGCAGGCATCGCTGCTGCAGCAGCGATCATGAACGCGGTGATTTTGACTGCCGTGCTTTCCGCTGGAAATTCGGGTTTGTATGTTTCCACACGAATGCTCTATGCGCTCGCTGAGGCGGGCCAAGCGCCAAAGATTTTCACGCGTGTGAACTCCCGCGGCGTGCCGATGCCCGCCTTGCTTGCAACCACCGCTGTGGGTGCGATCGGCTTTGTCCTCTCCCTGGTCGGCAACGGGGTGGCGTACACCTGGTTGGTTAACGCCTCCGGGCTTGCCGGCTTCATCACGTGGATGGGAATTGCGTGGAGCCACTACAAGTTCCGTCGCGCTTTCGTTGCGCAAGGACACGACGTCAGCGAGCTTCCTTTCCGCGCGCGCTGGTTCCCTTTCGGACCGATCGTTGCACTGGTGATGTGTGCAGTGGTGATCGTTGGGCAAAACGTCGAGGCCCTTACGGGACACTCGTCGTTCTACGTGCTGCTGTCCTCCTATATCGGGCTTCCGTTGTTCCTCGGCCTGTGGTGGGGGCACAAGATCGTCACCCGTTCTCCGGCAATTCAGCCTGCCGACGCTGATCTGTCACGTCACCACTGA
- a CDS encoding glycosyltransferase family 2 protein, giving the protein MSEQSPEREAPIHVAVIIPAKDEAERIGATVRAARAIPGVDMVIVVDDGSSDDTQGVARAAGASAIRHSVNRGKAAAMETGASVVAMRDADGSIPRALLFIDADLGDSAIETAPLIEPVLNGKVDCTIAYLPPQEGAGGHGFVTGAGRKAIEKATGWVPRAPLSGQRCITREAFESVRPLAHGWGVEVGMTIDLLVGGFTVQEVPCNLRHRATANDLAGQLHRASQYKDVLRAVAVRKAKRQRVPADARGPKTQDCAPYNAFGRY; this is encoded by the coding sequence GTGAGCGAACAGTCCCCAGAGCGTGAAGCTCCAATCCATGTTGCCGTCATTATCCCGGCGAAGGACGAAGCGGAGCGCATCGGTGCAACGGTTCGTGCCGCACGGGCCATTCCAGGCGTAGATATGGTGATCGTGGTTGATGACGGATCAAGCGACGACACCCAAGGAGTTGCACGCGCAGCAGGAGCTTCCGCGATCCGCCATAGCGTCAATCGTGGCAAGGCTGCAGCAATGGAAACAGGCGCCTCCGTCGTCGCAATGCGCGACGCCGACGGCTCGATTCCACGCGCACTGTTGTTTATCGACGCCGATTTGGGTGATTCTGCGATAGAGACAGCACCCCTCATCGAACCTGTGCTGAATGGGAAAGTTGACTGCACAATTGCCTATCTTCCACCACAAGAAGGTGCTGGCGGGCACGGCTTCGTCACCGGTGCTGGACGCAAAGCCATTGAAAAAGCCACCGGGTGGGTCCCGCGCGCCCCATTATCTGGACAGAGGTGCATTACTCGCGAAGCTTTCGAGTCAGTTCGCCCTCTCGCCCACGGGTGGGGAGTGGAAGTGGGGATGACAATCGATCTCCTCGTCGGCGGATTCACAGTTCAAGAAGTTCCTTGCAACCTGCGCCATCGCGCCACTGCGAACGATCTCGCTGGCCAGTTGCACCGAGCATCACAATATAAGGATGTTCTCCGCGCAGTAGCTGTACGTAAGGCGAAGCGTCAGCGAGTCCCGGCTGATGCCCGCGGCCCGAAAACGCAAGATTGTGCTCCGTACAACGCTTTCGGTCGCTACTAA
- a CDS encoding FadR/GntR family transcriptional regulator translates to MLSDKSLQARIDAISTTSSERNAQQTSSQNRSTATMDSIKAYILSHRLQPGDPLPTEAELCGYLGVSRSSVREALRKLEALDIIGVRQGCGTFVGEMSLQPLVNTLVLRNALENTDTERGRNALSDVVATRRALDRGIASDLVQALAGTHNPELHDIVVKMEEKATKGERYLDEDIAFHSTLIETVGNELLSQLTSAMWLVHQAIIPQLSTPSSPELLHTARAHAIMLEAAEAGDVNAYLEALEAHYAPLQELVEEDLPHA, encoded by the coding sequence CTCATCTCAGAATCGGTCAACGGCGACTATGGATTCCATCAAGGCCTACATCTTGTCCCATCGTCTCCAACCAGGGGATCCCCTCCCCACCGAAGCTGAGCTGTGTGGCTACCTCGGCGTCTCGCGTTCTTCTGTGCGCGAGGCCCTCAGGAAACTTGAGGCGCTCGACATCATCGGGGTGCGGCAAGGCTGCGGCACCTTCGTCGGCGAAATGTCGCTTCAGCCCCTGGTGAACACACTCGTTCTACGTAACGCGCTCGAAAATACCGACACTGAACGCGGACGCAACGCACTGTCCGACGTCGTGGCGACTAGGCGCGCACTCGATCGTGGGATTGCGTCTGATCTTGTGCAGGCGCTGGCTGGTACACACAACCCTGAACTCCACGACATCGTCGTCAAAATGGAAGAGAAAGCAACGAAAGGTGAGCGTTATCTTGACGAAGATATCGCCTTCCACTCGACTCTCATCGAAACCGTGGGTAATGAGCTACTTTCCCAGCTGACGTCTGCAATGTGGCTGGTACATCAAGCGATTATTCCTCAGCTCTCCACTCCGTCGAGTCCAGAGCTTCTTCACACGGCACGCGCTCATGCGATCATGCTTGAGGCAGCCGAGGCAGGAGACGTCAATGCGTATCTCGAAGCACTCGAGGCACATTACGCTCCACTTCAGGAACTCGTTGAAGAGGATCTTCCGCACGCCTAG
- a CDS encoding chloride channel protein, with protein MSLSLTLRSRAARWAFVIVLGGVAAGLFAALMTLVLHFVQGFAFGVHAGTISGDVDGAPLYRRLLVPVVGGTLAGCAWWTLRRRGPVITVDSALATGRSMGFWRPVADAFTQILVVATGAPIGREAAPRQASSAATEQLSRLVGMSDADSQLALACAAGAGLCAVYNVPIAGVVFTLELLLHRLSLKSLAGAGAMCVISMLVARPVVGSGTIYRFPDLEFSWVYVIFALLAVPTCAAIGVVFQICVQACKKFRPPPTWRLPVTIAVASLVAACLAYPFPQIAGNGMDIVQDGYTGVGTIWLFLGLAAAKMIATSILLGSGADGGVLTPSLAVGAGVGAAIAIACGIPAAPVALIFGAAVLGIVQNGWIFGAVMAWELAGALLWIVPLAFVASGGAYALASLWNRHHSIE; from the coding sequence GTGAGCCTTTCCTTAACTTTGCGAAGCCGCGCTGCGCGCTGGGCATTTGTCATTGTGCTCGGCGGTGTTGCTGCCGGTCTTTTCGCCGCCCTGATGACGTTAGTGCTCCACTTCGTGCAAGGTTTTGCGTTTGGTGTTCACGCGGGAACGATTTCCGGCGACGTCGATGGGGCGCCGTTGTACCGACGTCTCCTTGTCCCCGTCGTCGGGGGAACACTGGCTGGTTGCGCCTGGTGGACGCTTCGCCGTCGGGGGCCGGTGATCACCGTCGATTCAGCGTTGGCCACAGGGCGCTCGATGGGGTTTTGGCGGCCAGTCGCCGATGCCTTCACCCAAATTTTGGTTGTTGCCACAGGTGCGCCCATTGGTCGTGAAGCCGCGCCTCGACAAGCCTCAAGTGCAGCAACTGAACAACTCTCGCGTCTAGTGGGAATGTCCGACGCCGATTCACAGCTCGCTCTTGCGTGCGCGGCGGGTGCGGGATTGTGCGCGGTCTATAACGTGCCCATCGCCGGAGTGGTTTTTACTCTCGAACTGCTTTTGCATCGCCTGAGCCTGAAGTCATTGGCAGGCGCAGGCGCGATGTGTGTGATCTCGATGTTGGTGGCACGTCCGGTTGTCGGGTCAGGGACGATTTACCGCTTCCCTGATCTGGAATTTTCGTGGGTGTATGTCATCTTTGCTCTTCTGGCGGTGCCCACGTGCGCAGCAATTGGTGTTGTTTTCCAAATATGCGTTCAGGCGTGCAAGAAATTCCGTCCGCCGCCCACGTGGCGTCTGCCGGTAACGATCGCAGTTGCCTCGCTTGTTGCCGCTTGCCTGGCTTACCCGTTCCCTCAGATTGCTGGTAATGGCATGGATATTGTGCAAGACGGCTATACGGGAGTAGGCACGATCTGGTTGTTTCTTGGCTTGGCTGCGGCGAAAATGATTGCGACGTCGATCCTGCTTGGCTCTGGCGCCGACGGTGGTGTGCTTACGCCCTCGCTTGCTGTTGGCGCTGGCGTCGGTGCGGCCATTGCAATCGCCTGCGGTATTCCTGCTGCGCCGGTGGCACTGATTTTCGGTGCTGCAGTGCTTGGCATTGTCCAAAATGGGTGGATCTTCGGCGCGGTCATGGCATGGGAACTTGCGGGTGCGCTACTCTGGATTGTTCCGTTGGCTTTTGTGGCGTCAGGTGGAGCCTATGCCCTCGCATCTCTGTGGAATAGACACCATTCGATTGAATAA
- a CDS encoding HAD-IC family P-type ATPase — protein sequence MKTVLGLSKAEVDERLADGRRNILPPSAGKTTWDIIRTNVFTRINAILGVLFVIVLTTGHWIQATFGGLIVVNSVVGIIQELRARKTLSELSILGEERPQAWRDGKLVEVEQSEIVLDDVLHIGAGAQIVVDGEVCESQYLDVDESMLTGESDPVHKGPGDTVMSGSFVVSGSGDYVVTKVGSDSYAAKLTAEASKYSLAKSQLQAGINQILKIITWVLIPVGILIVISQIRQPGSHNYSDVVLRIAGALVPMVPEGLVLITTTAFALGVIRLGMRKCLVQELPAIEGLARVDVVCADKTGTLTQNTLEFGDFEIVGQIDETTAREGLAQLAASDPDPNVTMKAVADELGTPTSLWAVAERQPFTSAKKWSGVSFANGEHWVMGAPDVLAPGTDVEARATELGDTGLRVLLVGRASVSVTSENAPGNLQPVALITFVQKIRPDAGDTLDYFARQDVEVKVISGDNARSVGAVTSRLGYDAGITVDAREIADDEFTEVVNENRVFGRVRPDQKQAMVKALQSRGHTVAMTGDGVNDVLALKDADIGVAMGSGASATRSVAKIVLLDDKFATLPYVVAEGRRVIGNIERVANLFLTKTIYSAMLAILVVLAQVPYPFMPIHVSITGWFTIGIPAFILSLPPNNSRARDGFVKRTIRFALPAGFIVGAVSFTTYLVTSGGWNVPENHIKESTAALLALIIASTWVLACVARPWTWWKVTLIVLPLVGYSVFFFWGPAQWFFSLDSSNTAMMFTGAAFGILGAVLIEILWWIVARSVGITPVMWKKTPFFDRDENGRISF from the coding sequence ATGAAGACTGTATTAGGTCTGAGTAAGGCTGAAGTGGATGAGCGTCTAGCGGACGGGCGGCGCAACATACTGCCGCCGAGTGCTGGAAAAACGACGTGGGATATTATCCGGACAAACGTTTTTACCAGGATCAACGCAATCCTCGGAGTGTTGTTCGTTATCGTTCTCACCACCGGACACTGGATCCAGGCGACTTTCGGTGGCCTGATCGTGGTCAACTCTGTGGTTGGCATTATCCAAGAGCTGCGCGCACGTAAAACCCTTTCGGAGCTTTCCATTCTTGGTGAAGAACGTCCCCAAGCCTGGCGAGACGGCAAGCTCGTTGAGGTTGAGCAAAGTGAAATTGTTCTGGATGACGTTCTGCACATCGGTGCCGGAGCTCAGATCGTGGTCGATGGCGAAGTGTGCGAGTCGCAATACCTCGACGTTGATGAGTCGATGCTCACGGGAGAATCAGATCCGGTACATAAAGGTCCGGGCGATACTGTCATGTCCGGCAGTTTCGTGGTTTCAGGATCTGGCGATTACGTCGTGACGAAAGTTGGCTCGGATTCCTATGCGGCGAAACTTACCGCTGAGGCATCGAAGTATTCCCTCGCAAAGTCCCAACTCCAGGCAGGGATCAATCAAATTCTGAAGATCATCACCTGGGTGTTGATCCCGGTGGGGATTCTCATCGTGATCTCACAGATTCGTCAGCCGGGGTCTCACAACTACTCCGATGTGGTGTTGCGTATTGCTGGAGCGCTGGTTCCGATGGTTCCGGAAGGACTAGTGCTGATCACGACTACGGCATTTGCGCTTGGAGTGATCCGACTGGGAATGCGCAAGTGTTTGGTGCAGGAATTGCCTGCGATCGAGGGATTGGCGCGAGTCGATGTTGTCTGCGCTGATAAAACAGGCACATTGACGCAAAACACCCTTGAGTTCGGTGATTTTGAAATCGTTGGGCAGATTGATGAAACGACGGCACGTGAGGGACTTGCTCAGCTTGCCGCATCGGATCCTGATCCTAATGTCACCATGAAGGCAGTTGCTGACGAGTTGGGAACGCCAACATCGCTGTGGGCGGTCGCTGAGCGTCAGCCCTTTACCTCTGCCAAAAAGTGGAGCGGCGTGAGCTTTGCAAATGGAGAACACTGGGTAATGGGTGCTCCTGATGTCTTAGCGCCTGGAACTGATGTGGAAGCCCGTGCAACTGAACTCGGCGATACCGGCTTGCGTGTGCTTCTCGTTGGACGTGCATCTGTGTCAGTAACGTCTGAGAATGCGCCGGGCAATCTTCAGCCAGTCGCTTTGATCACCTTCGTGCAGAAGATTCGTCCCGACGCCGGTGACACCCTCGACTACTTCGCTCGGCAAGATGTCGAAGTGAAGGTGATTTCCGGAGACAATGCACGTTCAGTGGGTGCTGTGACCTCGCGTCTGGGATATGACGCAGGGATAACAGTGGACGCACGAGAGATCGCGGACGACGAATTCACGGAGGTTGTCAACGAAAATCGCGTCTTTGGTCGTGTGCGTCCAGATCAAAAGCAGGCGATGGTCAAAGCCCTCCAATCTCGGGGACATACTGTGGCGATGACCGGCGATGGTGTCAACGATGTTCTCGCCCTCAAGGATGCCGACATTGGCGTTGCGATGGGATCAGGAGCCTCGGCAACACGTTCTGTGGCTAAGATCGTGCTTCTGGATGATAAGTTCGCGACGCTGCCATACGTCGTCGCAGAGGGGCGTCGTGTCATTGGCAATATTGAACGCGTCGCAAATCTCTTCCTGACAAAGACAATCTATTCAGCAATGCTGGCGATTCTCGTAGTGCTTGCACAAGTTCCGTACCCGTTTATGCCGATCCATGTGTCGATCACCGGATGGTTCACAATTGGTATCCCGGCCTTCATCCTCTCGCTTCCGCCAAATAACTCGCGCGCGCGCGATGGCTTTGTGAAGAGGACGATCCGGTTTGCCCTCCCGGCTGGATTTATTGTTGGCGCGGTGTCATTTACTACCTACCTCGTGACCTCAGGCGGGTGGAATGTGCCAGAAAATCACATCAAAGAATCAACAGCAGCTCTCCTCGCGCTCATCATTGCCTCGACGTGGGTGCTTGCCTGTGTCGCTCGTCCATGGACATGGTGGAAAGTGACGCTCATCGTCTTGCCGTTGGTTGGATACAGTGTGTTCTTCTTCTGGGGGCCGGCTCAGTGGTTCTTCTCATTAGATTCCTCCAACACAGCAATGATGTTTACTGGTGCGGCATTTGGAATTCTGGGCGCCGTGTTGATTGAAATCTTGTGGTGGATTGTGGCGCGCTCTGTGGGCATCACTCCTGTGATGTGGAAAAAGACGCCGTTCTTCGATCGGGACGAAAATGGTCGAATTTCCTTCTGA
- a CDS encoding DUF5926 family protein, with translation MGKKSRRDREKAPKKKRVQFVDRPFEGLDFEARLVAMREIVPAATLRVKLNENHGGEEALIVSVLPGMASAARREDGVAMAAAQTVMSSGDASLDIADRLLAALELKPGETAAASELPDADGERLADVLDLTFDAEFTTYPNFAFWVSADELAKPDVKAAVEETAGQMVPTVEVEGFEGAFWCRMQREFVRWVRPEAEAEMLDALARLQAARELNFDGAVFKGAFRSSGLLTPVWELERGTEADELVGPLGDFTAKLDAALAQTAPLTPEERRARSGIVSRQLTLR, from the coding sequence ATGGGAAAGAAGAGCCGTCGCGATCGCGAAAAGGCACCGAAGAAGAAGCGCGTACAGTTTGTTGATCGTCCTTTTGAAGGTCTCGATTTTGAGGCACGCCTGGTTGCGATGCGCGAAATCGTGCCAGCAGCAACCCTGCGCGTGAAACTCAACGAGAACCACGGCGGCGAAGAAGCATTGATCGTCTCGGTGCTCCCAGGTATGGCTTCGGCGGCGCGCCGCGAGGACGGCGTGGCAATGGCTGCAGCTCAAACCGTCATGAGCTCAGGAGACGCCTCCCTCGATATCGCTGATCGCCTGCTCGCCGCGCTCGAACTTAAGCCAGGCGAAACTGCGGCCGCATCGGAGCTCCCTGACGCCGATGGCGAACGCCTCGCCGACGTCCTCGACCTCACCTTTGATGCAGAATTCACCACGTACCCCAATTTCGCATTCTGGGTTTCCGCCGACGAGCTGGCAAAGCCAGATGTCAAGGCGGCAGTGGAAGAGACCGCTGGCCAGATGGTTCCAACCGTCGAAGTCGAAGGTTTCGAAGGCGCATTCTGGTGCCGTATGCAGCGCGAATTCGTGCGCTGGGTTCGCCCAGAAGCTGAAGCAGAGATGCTCGACGCTCTCGCTCGTCTCCAGGCCGCACGTGAGCTAAATTTCGACGGCGCTGTTTTCAAGGGCGCATTCCGTTCCTCTGGTCTGCTCACGCCCGTGTGGGAACTTGAGCGCGGAACCGAAGCTGACGAGCTCGTCGGCCCGCTGGGTGACTTCACAGCCAAACTTGATGCCGCTCTTGCCCAGACTGCTCCGCTGACACCGGAAGAGCGTCGCGCGCGCAGCGGAATTGTGTCGCGTCAGCTCACTCTTCGCTGA